Proteins encoded within one genomic window of Streptomyces taklimakanensis:
- a CDS encoding TadA family conjugal transfer-associated ATPase → MASPSEPSRAPRSDAPRALVEAVRLRLAEAGAEPTPARVAAALRAQGRLLGDSAVLGIVEALRSEMVGAGPLEPLLAEPDVTDVLVTGPDAVWVDRGAGVERTGVRFPDASAVRRLAQRLATAAGRRLDDAHPWVDARLPDGTRLHAVLPPVAVGCTCLSLRVVRPRAFGLSELVAAGTVPPNGDRLLRAVLDARLSFLVSGGTGTGKTTLLSTLLGLVGPGERIVLAEDSAELRPDHPHVVRLETRPANQEGAGRVSLRDLVRQALRMRPDRLVVGEVRGAEVTDLLAALNTGHEGGCGTVHANAAADVPARLEALGGTAGLDRTALHSQLAAALSVVLHLVRDRRGRRRVAELHVLEQDRYGLVSTVPAAIWAPNGFVRERGWPRLERLCARGGGVP, encoded by the coding sequence GTGGCGTCGCCGTCCGAGCCGTCGAGGGCCCCGCGGTCCGATGCCCCGCGGGCACTGGTGGAGGCGGTGCGGCTGAGACTGGCGGAGGCAGGGGCCGAGCCCACACCCGCCCGGGTCGCGGCGGCGCTGCGGGCCCAGGGGCGTCTCCTGGGTGACAGCGCGGTGCTGGGGATCGTGGAGGCGCTGAGGTCGGAGATGGTCGGTGCCGGCCCCCTCGAACCACTGCTGGCCGAACCGGACGTGACGGACGTGCTGGTGACCGGCCCGGACGCGGTCTGGGTGGATCGGGGCGCCGGAGTGGAGCGCACCGGAGTCCGTTTCCCCGACGCGTCGGCGGTCCGCAGGTTAGCCCAACGGCTGGCCACCGCCGCGGGGCGGCGCCTGGACGACGCGCACCCCTGGGTGGACGCCCGGCTTCCGGACGGCACACGGCTGCACGCGGTGCTGCCGCCGGTGGCGGTCGGCTGTACCTGTCTGTCCCTACGGGTGGTGCGCCCACGCGCGTTCGGACTGTCGGAACTCGTGGCGGCCGGTACGGTGCCACCCAACGGTGACCGACTCCTGCGGGCGGTTCTGGACGCCCGGCTGTCGTTCCTGGTCAGTGGTGGTACGGGCACGGGGAAGACCACGCTCCTGTCGACGCTGCTGGGTTTGGTGGGACCGGGGGAGCGGATCGTCCTGGCCGAGGACTCCGCCGAACTGCGCCCCGACCACCCGCACGTGGTGCGGTTGGAGACCCGTCCGGCCAATCAGGAGGGCGCCGGCCGGGTGTCCCTGCGGGATCTGGTGCGGCAGGCGCTGCGGATGCGCCCCGACCGGCTTGTGGTCGGCGAGGTGCGCGGGGCGGAGGTGACGGATCTGCTGGCCGCCCTGAACACCGGCCACGAGGGCGGCTGCGGCACGGTGCACGCCAACGCGGCGGCGGACGTGCCCGCTCGGCTGGAGGCGTTGGGCGGTACGGCCGGGCTCGATCGGACCGCCCTGCACAGTCAGCTCGCGGCGGCGCTGTCGGTGGTGCTCCACCTGGTCCGGGACCGCCGGGGACGACGACGGGTCGCCGAACTCCACGTGTTGGAGCAGGACAGGTACGGCCTGGTATCGACGGTACCGGCCGCCATCTGGGCGCCGAACGGTTTCGTGAGGGAGCGGGGTTGGCCGCGGCTGGAGCGGCTGTGCGCGCGGGGTGGTGGTGTGCCGTGA
- a CDS encoding type II secretion system F family protein, giving the protein MACALACGVVTGRLWGRAGEGARRARLLCADGAAPLPGGGGPEGWAMTAAARVRHRLGARVGREWWCLAGGVLLALWGESVLPLSAGAVAVPLTRRALRRRERRRAGESREVAVADLCSAVAGELRAGRTPERALLAVGMPGFGAGGAAVLAAARFGGDVPEALRRLSRREGAGGLRGVAACWRVAVDGGAGLADGLDRLAGGLRAERDRREELRAQLAGPRSTALVLALLPAFGLLLGGAMGARPLHVLLHSPVGWGCLAAAALLEWAGLAWVARIVRTAERGGRE; this is encoded by the coding sequence CTGGCGTGCGCGCTGGCGTGCGGGGTGGTGACGGGCCGGCTGTGGGGGCGTGCCGGGGAGGGAGCACGGAGAGCGCGACTGCTGTGCGCGGACGGTGCCGCGCCGCTGCCCGGAGGGGGCGGGCCGGAAGGCTGGGCGATGACGGCCGCGGCGCGCGTACGGCACCGCCTCGGGGCCCGAGTGGGGCGTGAGTGGTGGTGCCTGGCCGGTGGGGTGCTGCTCGCCCTGTGGGGAGAGTCGGTGCTGCCGCTGTCGGCCGGTGCCGTGGCCGTTCCGCTGACGAGACGCGCGCTGCGGCGGCGGGAGCGGCGGCGGGCGGGGGAGTCGAGGGAGGTGGCCGTCGCCGATCTGTGCTCGGCGGTCGCCGGTGAGTTGCGGGCCGGTCGAACGCCCGAACGCGCCCTGTTGGCGGTGGGCATGCCCGGTTTCGGTGCCGGGGGCGCGGCGGTGTTGGCGGCGGCCCGCTTCGGTGGGGACGTGCCGGAGGCGCTGCGGCGACTGTCCCGGCGGGAAGGCGCGGGTGGACTGCGCGGAGTGGCCGCGTGCTGGCGGGTCGCGGTGGACGGGGGAGCGGGGCTCGCGGACGGCTTGGACCGGCTGGCCGGTGGGCTCCGGGCGGAACGCGATCGGCGGGAGGAACTGCGCGCCCAGTTGGCGGGACCGCGTTCCACGGCGTTGGTGCTGGCCCTGCTGCCGGCCTTCGGGCTGCTGCTGGGCGGGGCGATGGGGGCACGTCCCCTGCATGTGCTGCTGCACAGCCCGGTCGGATGGGGCTGTCTGGCGGCGGCCGCCCTCCTGGAGTGGGCCGGACTCGCCTGGGTCGCCCGGATCGTCCGGACGGCGGAGAGGGGAGGGCGGGAATGA
- a CDS encoding type II secretion system F family protein: MPIIADLMAACLTAGSGPREAAGAVGGAVGGPLGEGLVRASAELRLGGDPAVVWGRLGELPGAAELARCLERAGTAGVPAVESVGRLAAECRARRARAATERARRAAVLVTGPLGLCFLPAFLLAGVVPVVIGLARSLW, translated from the coding sequence TTGCCGATCATCGCCGATCTGATGGCGGCATGCCTGACGGCGGGCTCGGGACCGCGCGAGGCAGCCGGCGCGGTGGGCGGAGCGGTCGGCGGACCGCTCGGTGAGGGGCTGGTGAGGGCATCGGCCGAGCTACGGCTCGGCGGTGACCCGGCGGTGGTCTGGGGGCGGTTGGGGGAGCTGCCCGGGGCGGCCGAACTGGCGCGCTGCCTGGAGAGGGCCGGGACGGCCGGGGTGCCCGCGGTGGAGTCGGTGGGTCGGTTGGCCGCCGAGTGCCGGGCCCGCCGCGCGCGGGCGGCCACGGAGCGCGCCCGGCGGGCCGCGGTCCTGGTCACGGGACCTCTGGGGCTGTGTTTCCTGCCCGCCTTCCTACTGGCGGGGGTGGTGCCCGTGGTCATCGGCCTGGCGCGGTCGCTGTGGTGA
- a CDS encoding DUF4244 domain-containing protein, translating to MWVGTSARTREFTRRIRSGDAQAGMSTAEYAVGTIAAAGFAAVLYKVVTSGPVAEAMRGLIERALDAGL from the coding sequence GTGTGGGTAGGGACGAGTGCGCGAACGCGCGAGTTCACGCGTCGGATTCGGAGCGGTGACGCGCAGGCCGGGATGAGCACCGCGGAGTACGCGGTGGGCACGATCGCCGCCGCGGGTTTCGCGGCGGTGCTCTACAAGGTCGTCACCAGCGGGCCGGTGGCCGAGGCGATGCGCGGCCTGATCGAGAGGGCGCTCGATGCGGGCCTTTGA
- a CDS encoding TadE family type IV pilus minor pilin codes for MTAETAVVVPSLVALLGLLLWGVTASVAQIRCVDAAGAGARAAARDEPPERIRQAVRTVAPSGAVVETGREGDLVWVRVTARAAGPGLLGVDLEAEAVAHAEPR; via the coding sequence GTGACAGCGGAGACGGCCGTGGTGGTGCCCTCCCTGGTCGCGTTGCTCGGACTGTTGCTGTGGGGCGTGACGGCTTCGGTGGCGCAGATCCGCTGTGTGGACGCGGCGGGGGCGGGGGCACGTGCCGCGGCCCGCGACGAGCCGCCGGAGCGGATCCGACAGGCGGTGAGGACGGTCGCACCGTCCGGAGCAGTGGTGGAGACGGGACGCGAGGGCGATCTGGTGTGGGTGCGGGTGACGGCGCGGGCGGCCGGCCCCGGGCTGCTGGGCGTGGATCTGGAGGCGGAAGCGGTGGCGCATGCGGAACCGCGGTGA
- a CDS encoding Rv3654c family TadE-like protein has product MRNRGDGPTAGWWAHRWGRGACPRPHRRTSSWDRGSATVWAVLCGLALCAVAAAVLGLGQAVAARHRAGAVADTAALAAADHALWSAEEACAAARRVAGAQRARVVRCRLEGAVADVTVRVRAGPYAAVARARAGPASATP; this is encoded by the coding sequence ATGCGGAACCGCGGTGACGGCCCGACAGCCGGGTGGTGGGCGCATCGGTGGGGCCGCGGCGCATGCCCCCGCCCCCACCGCCGGACGTCCTCGTGGGACAGGGGGTCGGCCACGGTCTGGGCGGTGCTGTGCGGGCTCGCGCTGTGTGCGGTGGCGGCGGCCGTCCTGGGCCTTGGGCAGGCGGTGGCCGCCCGGCACCGGGCCGGTGCGGTGGCGGACACGGCGGCCCTCGCGGCCGCCGATCACGCCCTGTGGAGCGCGGAGGAGGCGTGCGCCGCCGCTCGGCGGGTGGCCGGGGCCCAGCGGGCGCGGGTGGTGCGCTGCCGGCTGGAGGGCGCGGTCGCCGACGTCACGGTGCGGGTGCGGGCGGGTCCGTACGCCGCCGTGGCGCGGGCTCGGGCGGGGCCTGCCTCAGCAACTCCGTGA
- a CDS encoding DEAD/DEAH box helicase, which translates to MHDALRALSVEPVTHSVPMASNQHAASTGAHPSSPSPRTVLESLAAGADRAVRITHVEHLPPRDGRHADWPDGIRPEVIDAIRATGVARPWEHQARTAEHALRGDSVVVATGTASGKSLAYLAPVLSSLLDGAETPNGRGATALYLAPTKALAADQRRTVAELAAPLGNAVRPAVFDGDTPAEEREWARRYANHLLTNPDMLHRGLLPAHARWSSFLRALRYVVVDECHTYRGVFGSHVAQVLRRLRRVCARYDSAPVFLLASATAAEPGAAATRLTGLPVTEITEDASPRGEVVFALWEPPLTEVRGERGAPVRRTATAETADLLTDLAVRGVRTVAFVRSRRGAELISVIARERLAEVDRGLAGRIAAYRGGYLPEERRALERDLHSGRLLGLATTTALELGIDVSGLDAVLLSGYPGTRASLWQQAGRAGRAGQGALAVLIARDDPLDTYLVHHPDAIFRRPVESTVLDPDNPYVLAPHLCAAAAEVPLTETDFDLFGPAVPELMPRLERRGLLRRRGTGWYWTRRDRAADLTDIRGRGGRPVQVVEEGTGRLLGTVDADAAHTTVHEGAVHLHQGRTYTVRRLDLEDSVALVEEASPPWTTMARDTTAISVLETDVEVPWGEARLCFGSVEVTNQVVSYLRRKLVTGEVLGETRLDLPPRTLRTRAVWWTVTEDQLDAARIGPETLPGALHAAEHASIGMLPLFATCDRWDIGGVSVPLHPDTLLPTVFVYDGHPGGAGFAERAFRTAQEWLTATRRAIAACECDSGCPSCIQSPKCGNGNDPLHKSGAVRLLTELLRQAPPEPAPRRRTDPPAPAP; encoded by the coding sequence CTGCACGACGCCTTGCGGGCATTGTCCGTCGAGCCGGTGACACACTCGGTTCCGATGGCCAGCAACCAGCACGCGGCGTCCACCGGCGCACACCCCTCGTCCCCGTCCCCCCGTACGGTCCTCGAAAGCCTTGCCGCGGGAGCGGACAGGGCCGTGCGCATCACCCATGTGGAGCACTTGCCCCCACGGGACGGGCGTCATGCCGACTGGCCGGACGGGATTCGGCCGGAAGTGATCGACGCAATACGGGCGACGGGCGTCGCCCGTCCCTGGGAACATCAGGCGCGCACCGCCGAGCACGCCCTGCGCGGCGATTCGGTGGTCGTCGCCACCGGCACGGCTTCGGGCAAGTCCCTGGCGTACCTGGCGCCGGTGCTCAGTTCTCTGCTGGACGGTGCGGAGACCCCGAACGGGCGCGGCGCCACCGCCCTGTACCTGGCCCCGACCAAGGCGCTCGCCGCCGACCAGCGGCGAACGGTGGCCGAGCTGGCCGCACCGCTGGGGAACGCGGTGCGACCGGCCGTCTTCGACGGGGACACCCCGGCCGAGGAGCGCGAGTGGGCCCGACGGTACGCCAACCACCTGCTCACCAATCCCGACATGCTGCACCGCGGGCTGCTCCCCGCCCACGCCCGCTGGTCCTCCTTCCTGCGCGCGTTGCGCTACGTGGTCGTCGACGAGTGCCACACCTACCGGGGGGTGTTCGGCTCGCACGTCGCCCAGGTGCTGCGCCGACTGCGGCGGGTGTGCGCCCGCTACGACTCCGCTCCCGTCTTCCTGCTGGCCTCTGCCACCGCCGCCGAACCGGGCGCGGCCGCGACACGTCTCACCGGGCTCCCCGTCACCGAGATCACCGAGGACGCCTCTCCACGGGGCGAGGTGGTCTTCGCCCTGTGGGAGCCGCCACTGACGGAGGTGCGGGGTGAGCGCGGCGCCCCCGTGCGGCGGACCGCCACCGCCGAGACCGCCGACCTGCTCACCGACCTGGCCGTGCGGGGCGTGCGCACCGTCGCCTTCGTCCGTTCCCGGCGCGGCGCCGAGCTGATCTCGGTGATCGCCCGGGAGCGGCTGGCCGAGGTCGACCGCGGCCTGGCCGGGAGGATAGCCGCCTACCGCGGCGGCTACCTGCCGGAGGAGCGCCGGGCCCTGGAGCGGGACCTGCACTCCGGGCGGCTCCTGGGGCTGGCCACCACCACCGCCCTGGAACTCGGCATCGACGTCTCCGGTCTCGACGCCGTGCTGCTGTCCGGCTACCCCGGCACCCGGGCCTCGCTGTGGCAACAGGCCGGCCGGGCCGGGCGGGCCGGCCAGGGTGCGCTGGCCGTTCTGATCGCCCGGGACGACCCGTTGGACACCTATCTCGTCCACCATCCCGACGCGATCTTCCGGCGCCCCGTGGAATCCACCGTCCTGGATCCGGACAACCCCTACGTCCTCGCACCCCATCTGTGTGCGGCCGCCGCGGAGGTCCCGTTGACGGAGACCGACTTCGACCTGTTCGGGCCTGCCGTGCCCGAGCTGATGCCACGGTTGGAGCGGCGCGGGCTGCTGCGCCGGCGGGGAACGGGCTGGTACTGGACCCGTCGCGACCGGGCCGCCGACCTCACCGACATCCGGGGCCGGGGCGGCCGGCCCGTGCAGGTGGTGGAAGAGGGCACCGGACGGCTGCTGGGCACGGTGGATGCCGATGCCGCCCACACCACCGTCCACGAGGGCGCCGTCCACCTCCACCAGGGCCGTACCTACACCGTGCGCCGCCTGGACCTGGAGGACTCCGTGGCGTTGGTGGAGGAGGCCTCCCCACCCTGGACCACCATGGCTCGGGACACCACCGCGATCTCGGTGTTGGAGACCGACGTCGAAGTGCCCTGGGGCGAGGCCCGACTGTGTTTCGGCTCCGTCGAGGTCACCAACCAGGTCGTCTCCTACCTGCGCCGCAAGCTCGTCACGGGCGAGGTGCTCGGTGAGACCAGGCTCGACCTGCCGCCACGCACCCTGCGTACCCGGGCGGTGTGGTGGACGGTCACCGAGGACCAGCTCGACGCCGCCCGGATCGGGCCGGAGACACTGCCGGGCGCCCTGCACGCCGCCGAACACGCCTCCATCGGCATGTTGCCCCTCTTCGCCACCTGCGACCGCTGGGACATCGGCGGGGTCTCCGTCCCGCTGCATCCCGACACCCTCCTTCCGACGGTTTTCGTCTACGACGGGCACCCCGGCGGGGCCGGCTTCGCCGAGCGCGCCTTCCGCACCGCCCAGGAGTGGCTCACCGCGACCCGGCGGGCCATCGCCGCGTGCGAGTGCGACAGCGGCTGCCCGTCGTGCATCCAGTCACCCAAGTGCGGCAACGGCAACGATCCACTGCACAAAAGCGGCGCCGTCCGGCTCCTCACGGAGTTGCTGAGGCAGGCCCCGCCCGAGCCCGCGCCACGGCGGCGTACGGACCCGCCCGCACCCGCACCGTGA
- the bldG gene encoding anti-sigma factor antagonist BldG: MDLSLSTRTVGDRTIVSVGGEIDVYTAPKLREQLVELVNDGSYHLVVDMEGVDFLDSTGLGVLVGGLKRVRAHEGSLRLVCNQERILKIFRITGLTKVFPIHTSVDEAVAATD, translated from the coding sequence GTGGACCTGTCCCTGTCGACCCGTACCGTCGGCGATCGCACGATCGTCTCGGTGGGTGGCGAGATCGATGTGTACACCGCGCCCAAGTTGCGTGAGCAACTGGTCGAGCTGGTGAACGACGGCAGCTACCACTTGGTCGTGGACATGGAGGGCGTCGACTTCCTCGACTCCACCGGCCTGGGTGTGCTCGTCGGTGGACTCAAGCGGGTGCGTGCCCACGAGGGCTCGCTGCGTTTGGTCTGCAACCAGGAGCGCATTCTCAAGATCTTCCGTATCACCGGCCTGACCAAGGTGTTCCCCATCCACACCTCGGTGGACGAGGCCGTGGCGGCCACCGACTGA